From the Tetrapisispora phaffii CBS 4417 chromosome 10, complete genome genome, one window contains:
- the UTP7 gene encoding Utp7p (similar to Saccharomyces cerevisiae UTP7 (YER082C); ancestral locus Anc_7.275): MSKKGSRNPVKDRENKFKYERSEGLTDRKLRRKIRDKKLKAGLRRIDDQYNDTVNAAAATEYLLPESVGFLEAENELEKTFKVKQDEIKASVDNSTANKALNLKLNDFGPYNIDYSRNGTHLLICGRKGHVASMDWRKGELRAELNLNESCFAAAYLNSDQYFAVAQKKYTFIYDHEGVELHRLKQHIEARHLEYLPYHYLLATAGETGFLKYQDVSTGQLVSELRTRLGPTTAMAQNPWNAVMHLGHSNGTVTLWSPSMPEPLVKLLSARGPIKSIAVHRGGNYMVTTGADKSMKIWDIRNFKELHSIENLPSPGLNSAISDTGLVAISRGPHVTLWKDALSASQASRPCFGSMGGKKKRNTPYMSHLFPGNKIEGMQFVPYEDLLGFGHREGVTNLIIPGSGEANYDALEVNPYETRKQRQEQEVRSLLNKLPADTITLDPNVIGAVNKTASAVRLSAKDLAQITIDKENKLKKDEDIPQAKPDVKSKNSGLRGFLRKKTANVVDERKQRVERMLEKEKQLRKRNQQIASGEINENDKDLVTEALNRFG, encoded by the coding sequence ATGTCAAAAAAAGGCTCTAGAAATCCTGTGAAAGATAGAgagaataaatttaaatatgagAGATCAGAGGGGTTAACTGATCGTAAACTGCGTCGTAAAATAAGAGATAAGAAGTTGAAGGCAGGATTACGAAGAATTGATGATCAATACAATGATACTGTTAATGCAGCTGCAGCAACCGAATATTTATTACCTGAATCTGTAGGTTTCCTTGAAGctgaaaatgaattagaaaaaacATTCAAAGTCAAACAAGATGAAATCAAAGCAAGTGTAGATAACTCTACCGCTAACAAAgcattaaatttaaaattaaatgattttgGTCCATACaatattgattattctAGAAATGGTACTCATCTTTTGATTTGTGGTAGAAAAGGTCATGTTGCCTCAATGGATTGGAGAAAAGGTGAACTTCGTGCTGAACTGAATCTAAATGAAAGTTGTTTTGCAGCTGCTTATTTGAATAGCGATCAATATTTTGCCGTTGctcaaaaaaaatatacatttatttatGACCATGAAGGTGTCGAATTGCATCGTTTGAAACAGCACATTGAAGCTAGACATTTAGAGTACTTACCATATCATTACCTACTAGCAACTGCTGGTGAAACTGggtttttaaaatatcaagatGTCTCCACAGGTCAATTAGTTTCCGAACTAAGGACCAGATTAGGCCCAACTACAGCTATGGCACAGAACCCATGGAATGCAGTTATGCACTTAGGTCATAGCAACGGTACAGTGACATTATGGTCACCATCTATGCCTGAACCATTAGTAAAGCTTTTATCTGCTAGAGGTCCTATTAAAAGTATTGCAGTTCATAGAGGTGGTAATTATATGGTGACAACAGGTGCCGATAAGTCAATGAAAATATGGGATATCAGAAACTTTAAAGAACTACATAGTATAGAAAATCTGCCATCACCGGGTTTGAATTCTGCTATTTCTGATACAGGTTTAGTGGCCATTTCACGTGGTCCTCATGTCACTTTATGGAAGGATGCTTTATCTGCAAGTCAAGCATCGAGACCTTGTTTTGGTTCTATGGGTGGtaaaaagaagagaaataCTCCTTATATGTCGCATCTATTTCCAGGCAATAAAATCGAAGGTATGCAATTTGTGCCATATGAAGATTTATTAGGATTTGGTCATAGAGAGGGTGTTactaatttaattattcCAGGTTCCGGTGAAGCTAATTATGATGCATTAGAAGTTAACCCTTACGAAACAAGAAAACAAAGACAAGAACAAGAGGTAAGGAGcttattaaacaaattaCCTGCAGATACTATTACGTTAGATCCAAATGTTATTGGTGCCGTTAATAAGACTGCATCTGCTGTTAGATTGTCTGCAAAGGATCTAGCACAAATTAcaattgataaagaaaacaaGCTTAAAAAAGACGAGGATATTCCACAAGCTAAACCTGATGTTAAGTCCAAAAACTCTGGTTTACGTGGCTTCCTACGTAAGAAGACAGCTAACGTTGTTGatgaaagaaaacaaagagTTGAAAGGATGTTGgagaaagaaaaacaattacGTAAAAGAAATCAACAAATTGCCAGTGGTGAAATTAAcgaaaatgataaagattTGGTCACTGAAGCTTTAAATAGATTTGGTTAA
- the TPHA0J01080 gene encoding dihydroorotate dehydrogenase 2 (ancestral locus Anc_7.276), translated as MFSRTFFKSNTSHVLRSSMLPVKGVKLGLGLAAGCFGYYYVMNSRSAIHEYVICPLIRFVTPDAENGHKLGIWCLKYGLAPKLFFDKDPELLHVNVFGKTLTNPVGCAAGLDKDAEAIDGILSGGFGYMEVGTVTPLSQPGNPRPRFFRLPKDEAVINRYGFNSAGHEVMFDNLMQRISKFVNSYSSKDKQASNLSLNENKLLGINLGKNKTGDEVQDYLKGVERFQSLADVLVINVSSPNTPGLRDLQNEKKLTNLLTQIVKKRDSLIDQGNALGAKEHKPPILVKIAPDLAEPALQSIVEAAKTSKIDGIIVSNTTIERPETLKTTDNQLINQPGGLSGKPLKIYSLNALRNVAKYTKDSNLVLVGCGGISSGKDAIEFAKAGATFVQVYTAYAYKGPGLIANIKDEITEELQKEGKTWTEIIGSDLK; from the coding sequence ATGTTTTCAAGAACTTTCTTTAAAAGTAACACTAGCCATGTTTTGAGATCATCCATGTTGCCTGTTAAAGGGGTAAAACTTGGTTTAGGTTTAGCTGCTGGTTGTTTTGGGTACTATTATGTTATGAACTCTAGATCAGCAATTCATGAATACGTCATTTGTCCATTAATTAGGTTTGTTACTCCTGATGCAGAAAATGGCCATAAGTTAGGTATATGGTGTTTGAAGTATGGATTAGCTCCAAAGTTATTCTTTGATAAGGATCCAGAATTACTACATGTGAATGTTTTTGGTAAAACTTTAACAAATCCTGTTGGTTGTGCAGCTGGTCTAGATAAGGATGCAGAAGCAATCGATGGGATTTTATCAGGTGGGTTTGGGTATATGGAAGTTGGGACTGTAACACCTCTATCTCAACCAGGTAACCCAAGACCAAGATTCTTCAGATTACCAAAGGATGAAGCGGTTATTAACAGATATGGTTTTAATTCTGCTGGTCATGAAGTTATGTTCGATAATTTAATGCAAAGAATAAGTAAGTTTGTTAATAGTTATTCTTCCAAGGACAAACAAGCATCTAATTTGTCTTTGAacgaaaataaattattggGCATTAACTTaggtaaaaataaaactggTGACGAAGTACAAGATTATTTGAAAGGTGTTGAAAGATTTCAATCTTTAGCTGATGTGTTAGTTATCAACGTTTCATCTCCAAATACCCCAGGTTTACGTGACcttcaaaatgaaaagaaattgacAAATTTATTGACTCAAATCGTTAAAAAAAGAGATTCACTCATTGACCAAGGTAACGCATTAGGTGCTAAAGAACATAAACCACCAATTCTTGTGAAAATTGCCCCTGACTTGGCAGAGCCTGCTTTGCAGAGCATTGTCGAAGCAGCTAAGACATCAAAAATAGACGGTATCATTGTCTCCAATACTACCATTGAAAGACCAGAAACTTTAAAGACAACCGATAACCAACTAATCAATCAACCTGGTGGGTTATCAGGTAAAccattgaaaatatattccCTAAATGCGCTAAGAAACGTCGCAAAGTACACTAAAGACAGTAACTTAGTTCTTGTTGGATGTGGCGGTATTTCTTCGGGAAAGGATGCCATTGAATTTGCCAAGGCAGGTGCTACTTTTGTTCAAGTGTATACGGCTTATGCCTATAAAGGACCAGGCTTAATTGCCAACATCAAGGATGAAATAACAGAAGAGCTACAGAAAGAAGGAAAGACTTGGACTGAAATTATTGGCTCAGATTTGAAATAG
- the RPN2 gene encoding proteasome regulatory particle base subunit RPN2 (similar to Saccharomyces cerevisiae RPN2 (YIL075C); ancestral locus Anc_7.274): MSVTTAAPLLALLKEEDDIVKSYALKSINVEVDHLWSEISNDITEIETLYDDQSFPDRHLAALVASKVYYNLGEYESAVKYALASGTYFDINEKSQFVETIVSKSIELYITHATNNYNIEQEEAKVVIDASLTSIFERMIEKCVNSSEYKLALGIALESYRLDVVSDILKRNNDDENESNMLKLINYVLAAATTNIDNIRFKTNILSLLFDILFSMKNFDYFATAKVVVNLNDPKLAVQLFEKLQETENINISYQIAFDLVSSASQSFLQIVTQELESKNFNSKILEILSGVPTCDYYNTFLLNNKNIDVGLLNKSKSSLDGKFSLFHTAVSVSNGFMHAGTTDNSFIKANLSWLGKAQNWAKFTATASLGVIHRGNLIDGKKVMAPYLPGSRATSRYIKGGSLYGLGLIYAGFGKNVIDYLKNIIIENSSNCGDEDIDVLLHGASLGIGLAGMSSHSLELYELLKEILYGDSVISAEAAALGMGLTMLGSGNETVINDVHTYAQETQHGNITRALSIALALINYGRQELADDLIEKMLGNGESLIRYGGVFTVALAYVGTGNNKAIKKLLHVAVSDSDDDVRRGAVIALGFVLLRDYTTVPRIVELLSESHNAHVRCGTAFALGISCAGKGLKSAIDVLEPLTKDPVDFVRQAAMIALSMIMIQQTEKLNPKVKEINELFLNVIKNKHQEGLAKFGACVAQGIMNAGGRNVTIQTENAETGTLDAKAIVGLAMFSQFWYWFPLSHLLTLSFTPTTIVGVRGSDFAIPEFDLNCHMKEGLFDYPTMFEEAADKEIEKVATAVLSTTARAKSRSKKIKKEKNEEEEQVSAKTEPTEKKEEIVEKTKESESDSFKMKYTNKTYKVKNMSRILPQQVRYISFNKQDRFVPVQKHKNTLGVVILNDKTPEESIKIIETVRQIKDINAPLPTSFIVQDDVDYNNLC; the protein is encoded by the coding sequence ATGTCCGTAACAACTGCAGCTCCTTTGTTGGCATTATTGAAAGAAGAGGATGATATTGTTAAATCCTATGCTTTGAAATCAATCAATGTCGAAGTTGACCACCTCTGGTCAGAGATTTCAAATGATATCACAGAAATTGAAACTCTATACGATGATCAATCATTCCCAGATCGTCATTTGGCTGCTTTGGTTGCATCTAAAGTGTATTACAATTTAGGTGAATATGAATCTGCTGTGAAGTATGCCCTAGCATCTGGTacatattttgatattaatgaaaaatcacAATTTGTTGAAACAATTGTCTCTAAGAGCATTGAATTATACATTACTCACGCAACaaataattacaatattgAACAAGAAGAGGCAAAGGTTGTAATTGATGCATCATTAACctcaatttttgaaagaatgattgaaaaatgtGTTAATTCCTCAGAATATAAATTAGCACTAGGTATTGCTTTAGAAAGTTATAGATTAGATGTCGTTtctgatattttaaaaagaaataatgatgatgaaaatgaaagtAACATGTTGAAATTAATCAACTATGTGTTGGCTGCTGCAACTACAAATATCGATAACATACGCTTCAAGACAAATATCCTAAGtctattatttgatattttattctcaatgaagaattttgattattttgcTACTGCTAAAGTTGTAGTAAATTTGAATGACCCAAAGTTAGCAGTGCAGTTGTTTGAAAAACTACAGGAAactgaaaatataaatatttcatatcAAATAGCCTTTGATCTAGTGTCTTCTGCTTCACAAAGCTTTTTACAAATTGTGACTCAAGAACtagaatcaaaaaattttaactcaaaaatattagaaatttTATCTGGCGTTCCAACTTGTGACTATTATAatacatttttattgaataataaaaatattgatgttggtttattgaataaatcCAAATCCTCTTTAGATGgtaaattttcattatttcaCACTGCAGTAAGTGTATCCAATGGTTTTATGCATGCCGGTACTACTGATAATTCTTTCATTAAGGCTAATTTATCCTGGTTAGGAAAAGCACAAAATTGGGCTAAATTTACTGCCACAGCATCATTAGGTGTAATTCACCGTGGCAACTTGATTGATGGTAAGAAAGTCATGGCCCCATACTTACCAGGCAGCCGTGCCACATCTCGTTACATAAAAGGTGGTTCTTTATATGGTCTAGGTTTGATTTATGCTGGATTTGGTAAGAACGTCATAGATTatctaaaaaatattattattgaaaacaGCTCCAACTGTGGCgatgaagatattgatGTTTTACTACATGGTGCCTCATTAGGTATTGGTTTAGCTGGTATGTCTTCTCATAGTTTGGAATTATATGAATTACTAAAGGAGATCCTATATGGAGATTCCGTCATTTCAGCTGAAGCAGCAGCATTGGGTATGGGTCTAACTATGTTAGGTAGCGGTAACGAAACTGTTATCAACGATGTACACACATATGCTCAAGAAACTCAACATGGTAATATCACGCGTGCTTTATCTATTGCATTAGCTTTGATTAATTATGGACGTCAAGAGTTAGCTGATGacttaattgaaaaaatgcTAGGCAATGGTGAAAGTTTAATCCGTTATGGTGGTGTATTCACTGTAGCCCTTGCGTACGTTGGTActggtaataataaagccattaaaaaattattgcaTGTGGCTGTTTCTGATTCTGATGATGACGTTAGAAGAGGTGCAGTTATTGCATTAGGTTTCGTTCTATTGCGTGATTACACAACTGTTCCAAGAATAGTTGAGTTATTATCAGAATCTCACAATGCTCATGTTAGATGTGGTACAGCTTTTGCATTAGGTATTTCCTGTGCTGGTAAAGGTTTAAAATCTGCGATTGATGTTTTGGAGCCTTTGACTAAGGATCCTGTTGATTTCGTTCGTCAAGCTGCTATGATTGCCTTGTCCATGATAATGATCCAAcaaactgaaaaattaaatccAAAGGTAAAGGAGATTAATGAGTTATTTTTGAATGTcattaaaaacaaacatCAAGAAGGGTTAGCTAAATTTGGTGCTTGTGTAGCTCAAGGTATCATGAATGCTGGTGGTAGAAATGTAACAATCCAAACTGAAAATGCAGAAACTGGTACTCTTGATGCAAAGGCTATTGTCGGTTTGGCAATGTTTTCTCAATTCTGGTATTGGTTCCCACTATCTCACTTATTGACTTTATCCTTTACCCCTACTACAATTGTTGGTGTTCGTGGATCTGATTTTGCAATTCCAGAATTCGATCTAAATTGTCATATGAAAGAGGGTCTATTTGATTACCCAACGATGTTTGAGGAGGCAGCTGATAAGGAAATAGAAAAAGTTGCTACTGCAGTTTTATCTACTACAGCAAGAGCTAAATCTAGAAGtaaaaagataaagaaagaaaagaatgaggaagaagaacaagTTAGTGCTAAAACTGAACCTACTgagaaaaaagaagaaatagtTGAGAAGACAAAAGAAAGTGAATCTGACTCTTTCAAAATGAAGTATACAAATAAGACTTATAAGGTTAAGAATATGAGCCGTATTTTACCTCAACAAGTTAGATATATTTCATTCAACAAACAAGATCGTTTTGTCCCAGTGCAAAAACATAAGAATACTTTGGGTGTAgttatattaaatgataaaacCCCAGAAGAGTCgattaaaataatagaaacTGTAAGACAAATCAAGGATATCAACGCACCTCTACCCACTTCTTTTATTGTACAAGACGATGTTGATTATAACAACCTATgttga
- the TPHA0J01100 gene encoding uncharacterized protein (similar to Saccharomyces cerevisiae YPR097W; ancestral locus Anc_3.408), giving the protein MSTILTPIEEHYLKREVLKIQLDREFEQLNDPHALRKFGFPFTSHDPKDLHKSSSTVNLFNKFRLTSLVQNDPEAAELSKLDIKDDVSNIEKTKFPILSFVLQKFIMTFPLLSKNLVNDETFWQMKVQVFFEHFMSLQFSNSIDREQTTKRKKIAKKLTKIILLLFNSGIGSSLEVQYYNEDKIKIQDDGARERSQIEQFAIPTKQNLRDFLTKEPVFENGWDVNIIAVIEESDLPDGISESKISNEDKNKMSSIPLSPKKATSWAKTFGFSQPKSSGIFSSFSNSDEKVTKGSNMKSSHYYFMIKLRNEESDNKYDDSKTKYTVKTYDEFKALSKALKHEFPGKDLPKLPHKNKKSTHMITSINGYDKKASNMTPKEQIVATFESEENFEVTDNRENRNAIDNILNSDIDQYSDDDSSTESFGDDDKFEDATNSKSNILPFEKLRTSLRQYLRNLTKDNEVISNKIFIEFFNCQNLVDSSFNDKIREDISNRELMDITNLENQIQFQKIALERSMELQNVMTSFKDNFIKDKTFLLSCVREIKKHNKVEDLSPLLRNFIEWCKVYLSSTIYQLFLGNDNSYEFFSQIKRLHRLVPYSVMSQIMKYTNPMAIMKAMMELFMAQPFGGKSLLQTMFSSILADDLKSQDEVIKQLEEKIKKKFQLGEQVIEIFKKSVYNNEKYEYISMSFIYSETEATHMPSAMLLLLHCAEKNYISPEALDIITESYMDWKSINESENDIETIHDEKNKNAELFSNIKELLQLYIKERDKQLLQQLWQDPELIQLLKSMVTMIYEPIVKIFKIARVDIALKNFERFMNDLIKLMDGVINGDLGASAEFNVVEAISDLVTAHQDSFFEFVHDVYNNDTEGVFEGFITWILGINEFLQNSKYGEPTTRIDFSKLLQASSIHTDSVRTEIDNVIDQKLTGRKIYNQLLELKTKETAEKDKKSTNVVDKNWKHINSMVMTDNSFSFGVADGDLLDLDLDTKDYEVLHRNGEDSLEIKYQEILNKTINTDEIKKFAIQDFEKELKEFLKRNGVE; this is encoded by the coding sequence ATGTCGACAATTTTAACTCCTATTGAAGAGCATTACTTAAAGAGAGAAGTATTGAAGATTCAATTAGATAGAGAGTTTGAGCAATTGAATGATCCCCATGCATTAAGGAAATTTGGGTTCCCGTTTACTAGTCATGATCCTAAAGATTTGCATAAATCGTCATCGACtgtaaatttattcaataaattcagACTGACTTCTCTTGTTCAAAATGATCCGGAAGCAGCTGAACTAAGTAAACTAGATATAAAGGATGATGTGTcgaatattgaaaaaactaAGTTTCCTATATTAAGTTTTGTTCTCCAGAAATTTATTATGACCTTTCCTTTACTTTCGAAAAATCTGGTAAATGATGAAACCTTTTGGCAAATGAAAGTTCAAGTCTTTTTTGAACATTTTATGTCATTGCAATTTAGTAATAGTATAGATAGAGAACAGACAAcaaaaaggaaaaaaatTGCTAAAAAATTGACTAAAATTATTCTTctattattcaattcagGAATTGGATCAAGTTTAGAAGTACAGTATTACAATGAGgacaaaattaaaatacaAGATGACGGGGCAAGGGAAAGATCTCAAATTGAGCAGTTTGCCATACCTACAAAACAAAACTTAAGAGATTTCTTAACAAAAGAGCCTGTATTCGAGAATGGTTGGGatgtaaatattattgCAGTAATTGAAGAATCAGATCTGCCAGATGGAATCTCAGAatctaaaatttcaaatgaaGATAAGAATAAAATGAGTAGCATCCCTCTGTCACCAAAAAAAGCTACTTCATGGGCTAAGACATTTGGTTTCTCGCAACCAAAGTCATCTGGCATATTCTCTAGCTTTTCGAACTCTGATGAGAAAGTCACAAAAGGTTCCAATATGAAGTCTAGCCATTATTACTTTATGATTAAATTAAGAAATGAAGAATCAGACAATAAATATGATGACTCTAAGACTAAATATACTGTCAAAACATACGATGAATTTAAAGCTCTTTCAAAAGCTTTAAAGCATGAATTTCCAGGAAAGGATCTGCCAAAATTGCCAcataaaaataagaaaagtACACATATGATAACATCAATAAATGGATATGATAAAAAAGCTAGTAACATGACTCCAAAAGAGCAAATCGTAGCTACTTTTGAATCTGAAGAGAATTTTGAAGTAACTGATAATCGTGAAAATAGAAAtgcaattgataatattctCAATTCCGATATAGATCAATACTCAGATGATGATTCATCTACAGAATCTTTTGgagatgatgataaatttgAGGATGCTACTAATTCTAAAAGTAACATACTACCATTTGAAAAGCTGAGAACTTCCTTAAGGCAGTATTTAAGAAATCTGACTAAAGATAATGAAGTTATATCAAATaagatatttattgaatttttcaattgtcAGAATTTAGTCGATAGCtcatttaatgataaaataagGGAAGATATTTCCAATAGGGAATTAATGGATATAACTAATCTAgaaaatcaaattcaatttcaaaagattgCACTAGAAAGATCAATGGAATTACAAAATGTGATGACCAGTTTTAAAGATAACTttataaaagataaaaCATTCCTATTATCTTGTGTtagagaaattaaaaaacataataaaGTTGAAGATCTATCGCCACTGTTGAGAAACTTTATTGAATGGTGTAAGGTTTATTTATCATCAACAATTTATCAACTGTTTCTTGGAAACGATAATAGTtatgaatttttttctcaAATTAAACGATTACATAGGTTAGTCCCTTACTCTGTAATGAGccaaataatgaaatacaCCAATCCTATGGCTATCATGAAAGCCATGATGGAATTATTTATGGCACAACCTTTTGGCGGCAAGTCATTGTTACAAACAATGTTTTCTTCCATTTTAGCAGATGATTTGAAAAGTCAAGATGAAGTAATTAAGcaattagaagaaaaaataaagaaaaaatttcaattagGTGAACaagttattgaaatatttaaaaaatcagTTTACAATAATGAAAAGTATGAATATATCTCCATgtcttttatttattcaGAGACAGAAGCCACTCACATGCCATCGGCTATGTTATTACTTCTACATTGTGCAGAAAAAAACTATATTTCTCCAGAGGCATTAGACATAATTACAGAATCTTATATGGACTGGAAATCCATTAATGAGtctgaaaatgatattgaaacTATCCATGATGAAAAGAACAAGAATGCGGAGTTATTCTccaatattaaagaattgtTGCAATTATACATAAAAGAAAGAGATAAACAATTACTACAACAATTATGGCAAGACCCAGAGTTAATACAACTATTAAAATCTATGGTCACGATGATCTATGAACCAATTgtaaagatatttaaaattgcCAGAGTTGATATCgcattaaaaaatttcgAACGTTTTATGAACGATTTGATTAAATTAATGGATGGTGTTATCAACGGGGATCTAGGTGCATCCGCTGAATTCAATGTGGTCGAAGCTATCAGTGATTTAGTCACTGCGCATCAagattcattttttgagTTCGTGCATGATGTTTATAACAATGATACTGAAGGTGTTTTTGAAGGTTTCATTACATGGATATTAGGAATCAAtgaatttcttcaaaatagTAAGTATGGAGAACCAACAACAAGAATTGATTTTAGTAAGTTGTTACAGGCTAGTTCCATTCACACTGACTCTGTGCGTACTGAAATAGATAATGTTATCGACCAAAAGCTTACGGGGcgtaaaatatataatcaatTACTGGAATTGAAAACTAAAGAAACTGCTGagaaagataaaaaatcGACAAATGTTGTGGATAAAAACTGGAAGCATATTAATTCTATGGTAATGACGGACAATTCTTTTTCGTTTGGTGTTGCTGATGGTGATCTGCTCGATCTTGATCTTGATACAAAAGATTATGAAGTGTTGCATAGAAATGGTGAAGATTCTTTAGAAATTAAGTACCAAGAAATCTTGAATAAAACTATAAATACCGATgagattaaaaaatttgcTATACAAGATTTTGAgaaa
- the RCI37 gene encoding Rci37p (similar to Saccharomyces cerevisiae YIL077C; ancestral locus Anc_7.279), with product MDGNESNNDRVKIAKSPWFQNMYSNALKFYKKDEELDANDRFELYQIYSSIRNSELIGGWLGFGSFFSLPYLVKYYKVGNFKGVRVPTSIVIGFTGMILSSHLAAESSYNKAIKKLDPDEMFKNRNKYDYDGSNPDGGAIFEDQKQMKSSKQRQYEMLTLLQIGSPTMWSNYFYMTYKNPNKRFPDPSKKMEEFKQGKNNKSSFLNRRDPFQLYSGPDKEKAEGVIKNTSKSAENENPFNEVSYQKVTLDTTDYGQQNTRSSTNGSSWDKVRREANNDKFADPNDSSDSIFGFDDQTLPIEKNGEQ from the coding sequence ATGGATGGGAATGAAAGTAACAATGATAGAGTGAAAATTGCCAAATCCCCTTGGTTTCAAAACATGTATTCCAATGctctaaaattttataagaAAGATGAGGAATTGGACGCCAATGACCGTTTTGAATtgtatcaaatatattcttcCATTAGGAACAGCGAACTAATAGGTGGTTGGCTTGGGTTTGGTAGTTTTTTCTCTTTACCATATTTggttaaatattataaagtAGGTAACTTCAAAGGTGTCCGTGTACCAACAAGTATTGTTATTGGTTTTACGGGGATGATACTCTCATCACATTTAGCTGCTGAGTCTTCATATAACAAAGcaataaagaaattagaCCCTGATGAAATGTTTAAAAACAGAAATAAGTATGATTATGATGGTTCAAATCCTGATGGTGGAGCAATATTTGAAGatcaaaaacaaatgaaaTCAAGTAAACAAAGGCAATATGAGATGCTGACACTCTTGCAGATAGGTTCACCAACTATGTGGtctaattatttttatatgaCGTACAAGAACCCTAACAAAAGATTCCCAGACCCAAGTAAAAAAATGGAAGAGTTCAAACAAGgcaaaaataataaaagtagTTTCTTAAACAGAAGAGATccttttcaattatattctGGACCTGATAAAGAAAAGGCAGAAGGTGTCATAAAAAATACTTCAAAAAGTgcagaaaatgaaaaccCATTCAATGAAGTTTCCTATCAGAAAGTAACTCTAGATACTACTGATTACGGGCAGCAAAACACAAGAAGTTCTACAAATGGATCATCATGGGATAAAGTAAGGAGAGAAGCTAATAACGATAAATTCGCTGACCCAAATGATTCTAGTGATTCTATATTCGGCTTTGATGATCAAACTCTaccaattgaaaaaaatggtGAGCAATAA